One segment of Anguilla anguilla isolate fAngAng1 chromosome 1, fAngAng1.pri, whole genome shotgun sequence DNA contains the following:
- the si:dkey-87k14.1 gene encoding leucine-rich repeat transmembrane protein FLRT2 gives MELQARVWNKCWPVFLRSWITILLSFHTQFDWATSCPEECRCDRTFVYCNERSLTSVPLGIQEGYKTLYLHNNQINNAGFPVELHNVASVETVYLYGNQLDEFPLNLPKNVRVLHLQENNIQTISRAALAQLAKLEELHLDDNSISTVGVEEAAFREAVSLKLLFLTKNHLSSVPIGLPVDLKELRLDENRIAVIAEEAFKNVTELERLILDGNLLTDEGIASGTFQDLVNLRELSIARNSLTAPPPNLPAEFLVKLNLQDNQMNEIPVTSFSNLRQLEKLDISNNQLQSLTEGVFDGLFSLRQLTVRNNLWHCDCNIKWVIVWLKSLPGTLNVRGFMCQKPEKLRGMVIRELNMDQIQCPNSTPSVPRFTQLPTHPPLATSTRPAWVVSFSPPPDLASSTPASLPLPLPTPSSGSEERTKLPNPPYRDRDPLQISFHVVNDTCIQVSWTSVFYVTAFKVSWVKMDHSLTGDTVQERMISGDHQRLSLGSLQPKSTYRICVFPLDAFNNYSPGDNTVCSEATTKPASFSSDNKATGPEQATQQDPSSPFLLAGLIGGAVVVVLVVLLSIFCWHMHKKGRSSSSKWKYNRGRRKDDYCEAGTKKDNSILEMTETSFQIVTLNNEQLLKGDFRIQPIYTPNGGIGFRDCQFGNNSIAYCKNNVPEADCCHT, from the coding sequence ATGGAGTTACAAGCACGTGTGTGGAATAAATGCTGGCCTGTGTTTCTCAGATCTTGGATAACCATACTGCTGAGTTTTCACACACAGTTCGACTGGGCCACATCCTGTCCGGAAGAGTGCCGCTGTGACAGAACTTTTGTTTACTGCAATGAGCGCAGTCTGACATCAGTGCCTCTTGGAATACAGGAGGGTTACAAGACTCTCTACCTCCACAACAACCAAATCAACAATGCTGGATTTCCTGTGGAGCTGCACAATGTCGCCTCTGTCGAAACGGTTTATCTCTACGGCAACCAGCTGGATGAGTTTCCTCTTAATTTGCCCAAAAATGTTCGAGTGCTCCATCTTCAGGAGAATAACATCCAAACCATCTCCAGGGCTGCCTTGGCCCAGCTCGcgaagctggaggagctgcacctGGACGACAACTCCATCTCCACTGTTGGGGTGGAGGAGGCCGCCTTTCGGGAAGCCGTTAGCCTTAAGCTCTTGTTTTTGACAAAGAACCACCTGAGCAGTGTTCCGATTGGGTTGCCAGTGGACCTGAAGGAGCTGCGCCTGGACGAGAACCGCATTGCGGTCATCGCAGAGGAAGCGTTTAAGAACGTCACGGAGCTGGAGCGCCTGATCCTGGACGGGAACCTGCTCACTGACGAGGGGATAGCCTCGGGTACCTTCCAGGATTTGGTTAATCTCAGAGAGCTGTCCATAGCCCGCAACTCCCTCACCGCTCCTCCCCCAAACCTGCCGGCTGAGTTTTTAGTCAAACTCAACTTGCAGGATAATCAAATGAATGAGATCCCTGTGACATCCTTCTCCAACCTCCGCCAGCTCGAGAAACTGGATATTTCTAACAACCAGCTGCAGTCTCTGACAGAGGGGGTCTTTGATGGCCTTTTCAGCCTGAGACAGCTTACTGTTCGAAACAACTTGTGGCACTGTGACTGCAACATTAAATGGGTCATCGTGTGGTTAAAGTCTCTGCCAGGGACTCTCAACGTCCGTGGATTTATGTGCCAAAAACCTGAGAAACTACGTGGCATGGTAATCAGAGAGCTGAATATGGACCAGATCCAGTGCCCAAACAGCACGCCCTCCGTGCCGCGGTTCACCCAGCTGCCCACGCATCCTCCCCTTGCCACCTCCACCAGGCCTGCCTGGGTAGTATCATTCTCACCTCCACCTGATCTAGCTTCGTCCACACCTGCGTCCCTCCCACTTCCTCTACCAACGCCAAGCAGTGGCAGCGAGGAGAGGACTAAACTTCCCAATCCTCCCTATCGAGACCGTGACCCTCTTCAGATTTCCTTTCATGTTGTGAACGACACCTGCATTCAGGTAAGCTGGACGTCTGTCTTTTATGTCACAGCATTTAAGGTGTCTTGGGTAAAGATGGATCACAGCCTGACAGGTGATACCGTGCAAGAGAGGATGATCAGTGGTGACCATCAGAGACTCAGCCTGGGCAGCCTGCAACCTAAGTCCACATATCGCATCTGTGTATTCCCGTTAGACGCTTTCAATAACTACAGTCCAGGCGACAATACAGTTTGTTCAGAGGCAACGACTAAGCCTGCTTCTTTTAGCTCTGATAACAAGGCCACTGGCCCAGAGCAAGCCACTCAGCAGGACCCAAGCTCTCCATTTCTGCTGGCTGGACTGATAGGCGGAGCAGTGGTTGTTGTCCTGGTGGTGTTGTTGAGCATATTTTGCTGGCATATGCACAAAAAAGGAAGGTCCTCTTCATCAAAGTGGAAATATAATCGAGGGAGAAGAAAAGATGATTACTGTGAAGCGGGAACAAAGAAGGATAACTCTATTCTTGAAATGACTGAAACCAGTTTTCAGATAGTCACCTTAAATAATGAACAGCTCCTTAAAGGAGACTTCCGAATACAACCAATTTACACCCCAAATGGGGGCATTGGATTCAGAGACTGTCAATTTGGGAACAACAGCATAGCATACTGCAAAAACAATGTTCCAGAAGCAGACTGTTGCCATACATGA